One Glycine max cultivar Williams 82 chromosome 8, Glycine_max_v4.0, whole genome shotgun sequence genomic window, GATACATGATTTTTTTGCATCCACAATAAATCATCCTCTAATGGTCCAGATGCCACGTCATAATGATGAGAAGATGACGAACTAACCATTTTAAAACTCCtgtatagaaagaaaaaaaaattaatagtcacacatatcataaataataaataaagttaagtACGTACGCGTAACTTAAATTTTAGAAACGAGCacgtaatttaaattttaaaaaggagcacgtaattaaaattttacaaacaaacacgtaatttaaattttcttcacATTGAGTGaggaatttttttacttaattttcagaaaatatatatatatatttttctccatttcaacaatttcaaaaaaataatttctacacattgagaaattttttttcttcattttcagaaaatatatatatattttttgtcaatttcaacaatttcaatatatatatatatatatatatatatatatatatatatatatatatatatatatatatatatatatatatatatatatataataaaaattaatttttacacattcagaattttttttcttcattttcagaaaatatatatatatatatatatatatatattttgtcaatttcagcaatttcaatatatatatatatatatatataatcaaaattaatttttacacattcagaattttttttcttcattttcagaaaatatatatatatattttgtcaatttcagcaatttcaatatatatatatatatataataaaaattaatttttacacattcagaattttttttcttcattttcagaaaatatatatatatattttgtcaatttcagcaatttcaatatatatatatatatatatatatatatataataaaaattaatttttgcacattcagaattttttttcttcattttcagaaaatatatatatatatattttgtcaatttcagcaattttaatatatatatatatatatatatatatatatatatatatatatatatatatatatatatatatatatatatataataaaaattaatttttacacattcagaatttttttcttcattttcagaaaatatatatatattttgtcaatttcaataatttcaataagcatatatatataataaaaaataatttcttcacattgaggattttttttctcaactttcagaaaatatatatatttttttcctcaatttcacaaatttcagaaaataatataagaacacgtatatatattttttatatataataataatatgcctttcttttttaaatacgcataataacattattacagtaatatttattatgaatcttaattaaatttatattctaaaaattaaacaaccgtaacacaaataaacaatttgttatataattaataaaaaataactaaaataataaacaaattaaactaaCAGCAATTTGTACACAAGATGACCacctgcaaaaaaaaacatacaacaaataaaatataacaatttataaaaaataaataaatttgaaataattaaaaaaatcacataccAGCAACTTTGGGGGAGAATGGAAGCAAAGATGGAGTgttgggaggggggggggggacaagCTTCAAAGAGAAGGAGGGAGTGGGGGTGAGGGGACCACGGGGTGGAGGGGGGGACCAGGAGGGGttggggtggggggggggggggggtggggcTTTAACGTtgggtgggggggggggtggcGCCTAGGGTCGCGCCTGGTGTAGGGGCGCCACCAGTCGCGCCCAGTGCCAGGGCGCTACCAGTCGCGCCTGGTGCAGGGGCGCTACCTCCCTGTGCCACGTGTCACAGTGGAGGCGCCGGGGTGGGGGGCGCTTTGCAATAAAAAAAGTGACCCCCTccgaaaataatttcaaaagggcccctttttggtaaataatttctaaaagggACCCCTTTTGGTGTTTTTGCCACAATTTGTACGGCAATTGTGAGCACGTGAAGCGTGCATACATTTCTCAATTCTCgtctcttttatttaattaatatattaagggTAATGGGTTTTgtacaaattaaaatcatataaaattcattttcattttcttattattaaatagaaaaagttCCAAACTAAAATGTTAATactaaattaagaaatttatgaTTAACAAGTTGTTAGTCCGATTAGAATtgaatttaattgttttaagtAAGATCTTAAAccttgtgaataaaaaaatgattgaaagaaaaaatttaatagaaataatcaattaagttTTTTGGTAGAGATTATTTTTCGGCAAagtcaataaatatttcatatcaatatcgtcattgtaataattatcaaaagatttataataatttacacacTTATTCAACTAATTAAGTTAGATAATCTTGATCTAGTTAAAATTTGGTTGATTGTTAACATTctataaaatttattctataaattattatctCTTATATTATCTAATTTGGtcctaattattaaaaatatttcatttatatatttaacatttCATTTTGTCTGCATGTCAAAAGTGATAAAtgactaataaaaaaagtgataaattaTTATGGTTATGTTTCACAAActattctaattaatttttatattatttttattagttaaaaaatttgtttgattaatcgataaataatatttttaagtaacTTCTAGTATTTTTTGAAACACTACTTAAAGTATatagcatttttaaaaattaatttttagcttataatttttttatattttattctcttttaatccttaaaatattttatttaatttttttattatcacttTTAAATGTCATCTTACACTTTAAGATTatttcaagaatttttttactttcaaccATAAATTTTTAACTATCAACTAACTTTAAGATTCTAACTAGTTTTTCAACTTAGTTTTATTCAACATAACTTATCAAAGAAAATGTTcccattataaatattatataacattaATAATCCACTAAAAAGATTAagctttaagaatttttttagaataggaatttcattttaatacttACCTTTTCACGGTAAAGAATTTTTCATTATCAGttaattagaaataattataaatataaattttaaaataagattaatttttatgtactaATAGTGTATTTTGTTTACATTATTAATCAACTAGAAATTACTTCaaatataataagtttaaatttttttttagagattaaaaatttgataataaaaatcttAACCGATCATACTTTTATTTAgtgactaaaaattaaattttgaaaaaatttaaagaatgaaaatttaactaaccctaacaataatgataAAGTATATCTGTAATATGGTCAAGAATCTTGTAGTTGTAAGAAAGTCATCAAGAAAAGCCATAtgctttattataaattaatatcgtTGATTGGCCACCATATTCTATTTTCAAAGTGAATGACAGATAACGTAGAATATGGAGTTGAATTTGATAAGGACATGCGTAACACCCGCGCCACATACACCATGTAATATCAACAAAGGTTTGTTCATCAAGATTAAGATATACTTTTATACTGCACATCATtattaaactattaaaataaattatatgaggattaaaattatataaataaaaaaatcaaagagcTATAAAgactgaaaaatatttaatttattaatcaaatGGTGTGCAACTGGTTTCATCGGTGCAACTATCTTGATATTAGTCAGCGGAGACAAATTGatgagtttattattattttaatcagcATTGAAGCATGATTTTGGTGTGCATTAAAAATATTCGGGAATAATGGAAGACACTACCGATGGGTTTACGAGAATCATGCACCATGCTCAACCgttgcaagaaaaaaaatcttatgtatttttcttaaaaaaatatttattattaatttaaattattaggtggtaaattttattggattaaattatatttttattttcttagataTCACGATTCACAATTATATGACTTTGGTTTCCGAGATTTTAATTACACTATTACATCTCTTAAGTTTTTATCTTTCCATCTTGATTCTATGTAGTGCAaacatttaagaaaattaattaagatatgtAGTAACAAATTAGAAATGTaatgaaattgaataaatataaagGTCTTATATTAACCAACGATGTTCTAATGAAActaattaagaaactaaaagagaaaaatattttaaagtacaTTTTAAAATCATACTAAAAGAATGcattttttgcattttagtaaaataattatcCTTATACTTTCGTAACCAGTGTTCTACGACACTAATTAATGCTTGTATGTAAAATATTGTTGTGTTCACAATACTTGTAggtaaaatattgtttttataatatcaatGAACAACAAAAGCAATGTATTTCCTTTCATAGTGAATTGGTGTGTTAAATATTAGATGAAATCAAGATGAAAAATCTTATTGTTAATATGAGAAAATTTAAAAGACTCAATTGGGATTGGAATAcccaaatttgtaaaatattgaTACCTATAATTGGAGAAAACCCAAGAGCCTTAGTTGGGGTTTGAATATGGAAGAAAATTCACTGGTAATGTCTTGCAAATGTAAAAAATGGCAGCAAATATTCCTGCGAATTTGAAATTAACAGGAAATTACCGATAAtggtttgaattatttttttgcaaGAAAGCATTCCTGCAGatttttttgcataaattttCCTATAGATTTTAGGATCAGTATGAATAAGTTATCCACAAAGGATTTACCTGGATTTTAATCTGGAGAAAGATTCGCAGGAAATCCTCATTTTATGTTGAAATTTCCAGTGTAGTGACCAAAGttgttttatgtataaaaaaatataattatttttaacacttTTTATTATGAGTATATGTGATAATATACAAACTATTTAAAATGCCAAACAGGCCAGTACTTAACTTGTAACTCTCCTAACTCCTAACTCTCAAGTCAATGGgcgatttttttctttaaatgtcAATGAGCGATAATAAATGtatatcttatttttagttatatagttggaaaaaagaaaaatagagactaaaaataagagaaagttatgatgaaaaatgaaatagaaataaaatgaaaaaagtacTCCATCTATAAGTTTGaatctatttttaaaacatataccATAATTCAAACTTATATAACATACCTTAATTCATACTTTTACAAGTTTAATACTCAtgcataatttaattataaattattatgatataatttttaaaataattattataaaaattaacaagtttATTATAAACGATGAGTtgttattgaataataatataaaattattttacatgagAACATATAGAGAAAACTATGTTATAGGAGgacgaaaaaaattaattctgaaCAATATAATCAAGTATGgataatcaaaatttaatgtCATACGACCATTTAAAAGATTGCATGAGTTTCTTAAAAAGTCATGTGACTCTTTAACATTAAATCTTAATCTTCTctatatgataatataattcaGATTTAATTATCTCtccttcaaaatatttaatcaagATATGTAATTGTGAATGAATACTATGTTTTCTTTACTTATATTTACATTCTTTAATCCATATCtaaattcaaacttatatttacATACTTTAATCCATAGTAAATTAGTAGCATATTTGTACTTTCTGAAAATCGTAAAAGGTACATATACCTTAAAACGGCTTACATATTTTCCTTTCCAATAAAAATAGACCTACGTACAATGTACTACGAACATATGTACCTGTCAAATTAAAGATTATAAACATAATCTTATATGCGTCATATTTACTTGATTGCACaatttatgcttaattaatAGTGTGAAAAGGAGCCATTTGGTAGTGTGAAAGAGAAACATCTTGGTTAATTATAGGTGTACGATGAAACACCGAATAGTTGAAGCAGTCTCGGGCTTGGTCGTGTACGAAAAAGAAAGAGTGGAAGATTCAAAACGAGTACGTACGCGTCGGTTCATGGTTTCATCATCTTCACTGATAATAAAACCAACACAATCGCACAACTCAACCGTATCTCCACGCTTTCtcaattgagtcttctctgccACTACTtctacaaaaaaacaaaaaaaatctttgttttgtttcttcatttgtttttcCTCCACCACCTTCTGAGGTTTGTTTCATTCATGTTCcctgtctttctttctttttttttctgattgttTTTTTGGGTACCCTTTGATCTCGGGTTTGTGGTATGTTTTGTTTCTCCTTTGTCCTTGGGAAAAGTtgcaatctttctacctttttGGTTTGTGGGGATGTGGTAgttctaaacttttttttttaaaaaaaaaaagttattttgtttatttggttTGAGCTTTGGTGTCTTCATGTTTCAGTCACTGGTGAgtttagttcattttttttttcattattgatcTTCTTTGAGCTATGAAAAAGCTGcacaaaattgaatttgtgtGAAGATATTAACATTTGACCCCTAAGTGTAGCTTGAGATGCAAAGGATAGCACTTAGAGGTTAGAGCATGAGAAGTTATGGAATACTGTCAAAATCATGGTTTTCATTTGAAATAATGAACTGTTAAGTGTTGAGCAACAATATTTGTGAAAATTCTGAATTCAGAGGTTGATATGCATTTATAATTCATATGGATAAAAAAGTGGAATGTTATTAAAGGATTGAGGAGAGGAGGAAAGACATGATTTGAGTTGATAATTGAGTGAGAGCGTTTCTGCTTTTGGTCAATTCCATCATCTGAGCTATCAGTTATGTATTTCAGACCTGCTATGGAAAACTATAAATGTACTTTGTTATGCTCTTGCAAGGCCTGAGATTTTGCATTATCTTTTATCATGTTCAATTAATTGTATGTACTTTCCACTTTATTATTCATCAAAATGTTAACACTTTTTTATCGTTCAACCAGGTGACCTTGAAAGTGATTTCATTGGAAGCAATTGATACCAGTTGACATTTGAAGCAGCTTGTACTTCATTCAGTTATGACttgttttcctttattattCAGTAAGTCGTCGTCTTCTTCTGCGAGACACGAACCAGAAATTGATGAAGGTAACTTAATTACATGCTATACCAATTAAAGTAGGTTATGCCAAGATGGCAATTGTAcagtttcttaaatttgattaattttctaGGGATGTGATTGTGTTCTTGAATTGAGATATCTTTTATATAATACATTGATAATAGTTTACTTACAATGCTAGATTTAATTGGATATCAGGTTCTGAATTGAATGTTAGATTTTAATtggatttattttgaataaatatttcaGGCATTCATAATGTTAAACTCTACTCCTACAAAGAGCTAAGAAATGCCACTGAAGATTTTAGTCCAGCCAATAAAATTGGAGAGGGTGGTTTTGGTTCTGTCTACAAGGTAAACTAGACCACGCAGCATGCATCATCACAAGCAATTGATCTGATCATTGTcttttcctcctcctccttcttatGGATGACAAAATTGATAATGAAACCTTAACTTATTATGGTGGATGATCAGGGACGGCTTAAAGATGGAAAAGTTGCTGCAATAAAAGTTCTTTCAGCTGAATCAAGACAAGGGGTGAAGGAGTTCTTGACTGAGATTAATGTGATCTCTGAGATACAGCATGAAAATTTGGTCAAGCTATATGGTTGCTGTGtggaaaaaaataacagaatattAGTCTACAATTACCTTGAGAACAACAGCCTATCACAAACTCTTCTAGGTAAATGCTGCTTCTTCGTTGTTGTTTTTGGGTTTGGGTAACTGTCTGTTTTATCTGTTTGATGCTTAGCGTGAAACATTGAAAGTGGTCTCACTTTTTTtcgatcatttttttttctctttatttttaggTGGAGGTCACAGTAGTCTCTACTTTGATTGGCGAACACGATGTAAAATATGCATTGGGGTTGCACGTGGGCTTGCCTATCTTCATGAAGAAGTGAGGCCTCATATTGTTCATAGGGATATAAAAGCAAGCAATATCCTCCTTGACAAAGATCTTACACCCAAGATTTCAGATTTTGGTCTTGCAAAGCTTATTCCAGCAAACATGACTCATGTCAGCACACGTGTAGCAGGAACAATGTAAGTATTGTAAATTACAATCACTGAAaaagttggatt contains:
- the LOC100816707 gene encoding cold-responsive protein kinase 1 yields the protein MTCFPLLFSKSSSSSARHEPEIDEGIHNVKLYSYKELRNATEDFSPANKIGEGGFGSVYKGRLKDGKVAAIKVLSAESRQGVKEFLTEINVISEIQHENLVKLYGCCVEKNNRILVYNYLENNSLSQTLLGGGHSSLYFDWRTRCKICIGVARGLAYLHEEVRPHIVHRDIKASNILLDKDLTPKISDFGLAKLIPANMTHVSTRVAGTIGYLAPEYAIGGKLTRKADIYSFGVLLGEIISGRCNTNSRLPIEEQFLLERTWDLYERKELVGLVDMSLNGEFDAEQACKFLKIGLLCTQESPKHRPSMSSVVKMLTGKMDVDDSKITKPALISDLLDLKVRGNEESSIDMKNSSMYTTFSSDNHDTTSSFATTTTFTA